The Legionella sp. PATHC032 genome has a window encoding:
- a CDS encoding bifunctional transcriptional activator/DNA repair enzyme AdaA — protein MFEINDQRKKEYYTALLSKNTCYEGIFYVGVKTTGVFCRPTCPARKPKLENCEFFHTAQEALLASYRPCRRCQPLSHPNQVSDLVKYLVDAVEANPEKRWKDSDFAALSVDVATARRQFKKRFGMTFVAYARARRMGMAMKQIREGDLVINAQIDAGYHSGSGFRDAFTKIMGVAPSHFNEQHKVLKASWFDTPLGPMLAVADENALYLLEFVDRRGLEREVERLRNKTKAVIIPGDSPALKAIQKELGLYFSGELRQFSTPIHFIGSPFQKRAWLALINIPYGETRSYQQQAQVIGNPSAYRAVANANGANQLAIVVPCHRIINANGELGGYGGGVNRKQWLLEHERRHS, from the coding sequence ATGTTTGAAATTAACGATCAAAGAAAAAAGGAATATTATACTGCTTTGCTGAGTAAAAATACCTGCTATGAAGGGATTTTTTATGTTGGAGTGAAAACAACAGGTGTTTTTTGCCGACCAACTTGCCCTGCAAGAAAACCAAAATTGGAAAATTGTGAATTTTTTCATACCGCGCAAGAGGCTCTATTAGCCTCTTACAGACCCTGTAGACGTTGCCAACCTCTGTCACATCCAAATCAAGTATCTGATTTGGTCAAATATTTAGTTGATGCAGTTGAGGCTAATCCTGAAAAAAGATGGAAAGACAGTGATTTTGCGGCCTTATCAGTTGATGTTGCAACAGCAAGGCGCCAATTTAAGAAAAGATTTGGAATGACATTTGTAGCATACGCTCGTGCCAGAAGAATGGGTATGGCAATGAAACAAATCAGAGAAGGTGATTTAGTGATTAATGCGCAAATTGATGCTGGATATCACTCAGGCAGCGGGTTTAGAGATGCTTTTACGAAGATTATGGGAGTTGCACCTTCTCATTTTAATGAACAGCACAAAGTACTTAAGGCTTCCTGGTTCGATACACCTTTAGGTCCTATGCTTGCTGTTGCAGATGAAAACGCTTTATATTTACTTGAATTCGTCGATAGAAGAGGATTGGAAAGAGAGGTTGAAAGGCTGAGAAATAAAACCAAAGCGGTAATTATCCCGGGAGATTCCCCAGCCTTAAAGGCCATACAAAAAGAGTTGGGTCTTTATTTTTCAGGAGAACTAAGACAGTTTAGTACGCCTATACATTTTATTGGCAGCCCTTTTCAAAAAAGGGCATGGCTCGCGTTAATCAATATTCCTTATGGCGAAACAAGAAGCTACCAGCAACAGGCACAAGTAATAGGTAATCCTTCGGCTTACAGGGCGGTGGCTAATGCCAATGGCGCTAATCAACTAGCTATAGTGGTTCCTTGTCATCGGATTATCAACGCTAATGGCGAACTGGGAGGATATGGGGGTGGTGTAAATCGTAAACAGTGGTTGCTTGAACATGAGAGACGACATAGTTGA